From the genome of Pseudomonas hamedanensis:
ACCAGCGTATCGGGATCGATCGCGTCGAGACCGACCTGCGCCATGGCTTCGATAGCGGCCTTGCGCAGTTGCTTGCGACTGATCCAGCCGCCGTGACTCGGCAGGTTATCGAGAAACAGGTTCTCCGCCACCGACAACGTCGGCAACAGATTGAGTTCCTGCATGACCATGCGCACGCCGAGGTCTTCGGCCTGGGTACGGCTGCCAGGGCAGTATTCTTTGCCCTGGAATTCCATGCGGCCGGTGGTCGGGGTGACCAGGCCACCGATGATCTTCGAGAGGGTGCTTTTGCCAGCGCCATTCTCGCCGGTCAGCGCCAACACTTCACCACGCATCAGCGTCAGATCGATGCCGCTGAGCACCGGTTGCGCATAAGTCTTACCGATACCGCTGACCGAGAGGACAGCGTTCGGGGCGGAAACTGACATAAAAAACTCTCCATGCGCTCGCCCGGACGGACGAGCGCCGTTGTGTCGCCAGAAGACTTATTGGGTAACCAGTTCGACCGGCGTTTCGATCACGCCATTGGCAGCGCCGTCGACTTTCTCGCCCTTGATGATTTTCAGCGCGGTCTCGATGCCGAATACAGCTTGTCTGGCGGCGAACTGATCAGCCGTCGCCAACACGCGACCGTCCTTCAACATCGGTTTGATGGCGTTGATGTTGTCGTAGCCGACCACTTTCACCTGACCGGCCTTGCCAGCGGCACGCACCGCGGAAACGGCACCGACCGCCATGCTGTCATTGCCAGCCAGCAGCGCCTTGATCTGCGGGTATTCGCTGAGCATGGAAGAGGCGACCTGATTGCCCTTGTTGATTTCCCAGTCACCAGACTGCAGCGACACCACCTTGATCTGCGCCGCGTCCATCGCGTCCTTGAAGCCGGCCGTGCGTGCTTGAGCATTGGTCGTGGTGGAGACACCTTCGATGATGCCGACCTCGTCGCCCGCCTTCAGTTGCTTGGCAAGGTATTCGCCGACCAGACGTGCACCCTTGCGGTTGTCCGGCCCTACGAATGGGACGCTGATGTTCTTGCTTTTGACGATGGCAGGATCGAGCTGGTTGTCGATGTTGATGACCGTGATGCCGGCAT
Proteins encoded in this window:
- a CDS encoding sugar ABC transporter substrate-binding protein, with translation MKLPFAGRLLAVAMLAATAAALPVSSAFAESPEKPKVALVMKSLANEFFLTMEDGAKAYQKEHAADFDLISNGIKDETDTANQIRIVEQMIVSKVDALVIAPADSKAMVPVIKKAVDAGITVINIDNQLDPAIVKSKNISVPFVGPDNRKGARLVGEYLAKQLKAGDEVGIIEGVSTTTNAQARTAGFKDAMDAAQIKVVSLQSGDWEINKGNQVASSMLSEYPQIKALLAGNDSMAVGAVSAVRAAGKAGQVKVVGYDNINAIKPMLKDGRVLATADQFAARQAVFGIETALKIIKGEKVDGAANGVIETPVELVTQ